A window of the Synechococcus sp. JA-3-3Ab genome harbors these coding sequences:
- a CDS encoding homoserine dehydrogenase → MVYRVGLLGLGTVGTGVVEILQRPPHPLLQAVEIAAVGVRSLDKPRQVAIPPERLTTNLEGIVSDPEIDAVIELMGGLEPARSLILKAIDHGKPVITANKAVIARYGEEIFQAAAQARVAVLLEAAVGGGIPIIQALQQSLRASHIQAVWGIVNGTTNFILSQMTQEGSSFAEALAQAQARGYAEADPSADVEGWDAADKIAILASLAFGVSVPRQAIPCEGIGSISSTDIRYAREWGYTFKLLAIAQRAEGQGGEPTLDIRVHPALLPVTHPLANIHGVDNAVWVQGDPLGQVVLSGPGAGRGPTASAVVGDLLTLLAHLQTGAHLPNPLWGLPASPPIASLLPLAEVQSEFYVRVLAQDRPGVMGAIGTCFGRHGVSLESITQKECHQELAEIVILTHSVREADCRQALAEIQQLPQVAEIPSLFRVLR, encoded by the coding sequence GTGGTCTATCGGGTTGGGCTATTGGGGCTGGGTACGGTCGGCACGGGCGTGGTCGAGATTCTACAGCGCCCTCCTCACCCCCTCTTGCAGGCAGTTGAGATTGCGGCGGTGGGGGTGCGCTCCCTGGACAAGCCGCGGCAGGTGGCGATCCCGCCCGAGCGCCTGACCACGAACCTAGAGGGGATTGTGTCGGATCCCGAAATTGACGCGGTGATTGAGCTCATGGGCGGCTTGGAGCCGGCCCGCAGCCTGATCCTAAAGGCCATCGACCACGGCAAGCCGGTGATCACAGCCAACAAGGCGGTCATTGCCCGCTATGGCGAGGAGATTTTCCAGGCTGCCGCCCAGGCCAGGGTGGCGGTGTTGCTGGAGGCAGCGGTGGGGGGTGGGATCCCCATCATCCAGGCTTTGCAACAGTCGCTGCGGGCTAGCCACATCCAGGCGGTCTGGGGCATCGTCAACGGCACCACCAATTTCATCCTCAGCCAGATGACCCAGGAGGGCAGCTCCTTTGCCGAAGCGCTGGCCCAGGCCCAGGCCCGCGGCTACGCCGAGGCGGATCCCAGCGCCGATGTGGAAGGATGGGATGCGGCGGACAAGATCGCCATTCTGGCCAGCCTGGCTTTTGGGGTGTCGGTACCGCGACAGGCCATCCCCTGCGAAGGGATCGGCAGCATCAGCTCCACCGACATCCGCTACGCCCGCGAGTGGGGCTATACTTTTAAGCTTTTGGCCATCGCCCAAAGGGCCGAGGGGCAGGGAGGTGAACCAACCCTGGATATTCGCGTCCACCCCGCCCTGCTGCCGGTTACCCACCCGCTGGCCAACATCCACGGGGTGGACAACGCCGTCTGGGTGCAAGGGGATCCCTTGGGGCAAGTGGTGCTCTCAGGGCCAGGGGCGGGCCGGGGGCCAACCGCCAGCGCGGTGGTCGGGGATCTGCTCACCCTGCTTGCCCACCTGCAGACAGGGGCCCATCTCCCCAATCCTCTGTGGGGATTGCCTGCCTCTCCCCCTATTGCCTCGCTGCTGCCGCTGGCGGAGGTGCAGTCGGAGTTCTATGTGCGGGTGTTGGCCCAAGACCGGCCAGGGGTGATGGGGGCCATCGGCACCTGCTTTGGCCGCCATGGGGTAAGCCTGGAGAGCATCACCCAAAAGGAGTGCCACCAGGAGTTGGCGGAGATTGTGATCCTCACCCACAGCGTGCGCGAGGCCGACTGCCGCCAGGCGCTGGCCGAGATCCAGCAGCTTCCCCAGGTGGCCGAGATCCCCAGCCTATTTCGCGTACTGCGCTAA
- the hemG gene encoding protoporphyrinogen oxidase codes for MEAAVNPATPEPLNAEVVVIGAGISGLTLAWRLQQGLSARGGSPQAVLLAEASSRVGGCISTQSKDGYRWEEGPNSFTPTPALLNLIAEVGLTDQLVLADAKLPRYIYWEGALLPVPLSPAAALGSRLLSVGGKLRALQGLLGFVPPPPGHEETVRQFFRRQLGSEVAERLVEPFTSGVYAGDPDQLSAVAAFPRVAGLEERYGSLFAGALQALRQRPQPSPAAIQPPPKRGQLGNLRQGLQQLPEALAQKLGDSLRLGWRALQLKRAGELYWVGFETPEGSRWVAARQVVLALPAYEAAALLQELNPPASQLLAEILYPPVAVVALAYPQEALPQPLRGFGHLIPRSQGLRTLGTIWASCLFPERAPQGYHSFLSFLGGATDAALARRRGIPPIPALSPEERAQIAHAELSQVLLTRRAEPVYLGERLWPRAIPQYTLGHRQRIAQVQAHLASQTPGIWVCANYLDGVALGDCVRRAEALAQQLLSQV; via the coding sequence TTGGAAGCGGCAGTGAATCCTGCAACTCCTGAACCCCTTAACGCGGAGGTGGTGGTCATTGGGGCGGGCATCAGCGGCCTGACGCTGGCCTGGCGCCTGCAGCAGGGTTTATCGGCTAGGGGGGGATCCCCTCAAGCGGTGCTCCTGGCGGAGGCCAGCTCCCGCGTCGGCGGCTGCATTTCCACCCAGTCCAAAGACGGCTACCGCTGGGAGGAAGGCCCCAATAGCTTTACCCCCACCCCTGCCCTGCTCAACCTCATTGCTGAGGTGGGCCTGACCGACCAACTGGTGCTGGCCGATGCCAAGCTGCCCCGCTACATCTACTGGGAAGGAGCGCTGTTGCCGGTGCCTCTGAGCCCCGCGGCAGCCCTGGGATCACGGCTGCTCAGCGTGGGCGGCAAGCTGCGGGCTCTGCAGGGCCTGCTGGGGTTTGTCCCGCCGCCGCCAGGGCACGAGGAAACCGTGCGGCAGTTTTTCCGGCGACAACTGGGATCCGAAGTGGCCGAGCGCCTGGTGGAGCCCTTTACCTCGGGGGTTTATGCGGGGGATCCGGATCAGCTCAGCGCCGTGGCGGCTTTCCCTCGCGTGGCGGGCCTGGAGGAGCGCTATGGCAGCCTCTTTGCCGGCGCCCTGCAGGCTCTGCGCCAAAGACCCCAGCCTTCTCCTGCGGCCATCCAACCCCCGCCCAAACGGGGCCAACTGGGCAATCTGAGGCAGGGGCTGCAGCAGTTGCCAGAGGCCCTAGCCCAAAAGCTGGGCGACAGCCTGCGGCTGGGTTGGCGAGCGCTGCAGCTGAAGCGGGCGGGAGAGCTCTACTGGGTGGGCTTTGAGACCCCAGAGGGATCCCGCTGGGTGGCTGCCCGCCAGGTGGTGCTGGCCCTCCCCGCCTACGAGGCTGCCGCGCTGCTACAGGAGCTCAACCCCCCGGCCAGCCAGCTCTTGGCCGAGATCCTCTATCCGCCGGTGGCGGTGGTGGCTCTGGCCTATCCCCAAGAGGCCCTGCCCCAGCCGCTGCGGGGCTTTGGCCACCTCATCCCCCGTTCCCAGGGCCTGCGCACCCTGGGCACGATCTGGGCCTCCTGCCTTTTTCCAGAGCGGGCTCCCCAGGGCTACCACAGCTTCCTCAGCTTCCTGGGCGGCGCCACCGATGCGGCCTTGGCCCGCCGGCGGGGGATCCCGCCCATCCCTGCGCTGTCTCCTGAGGAGCGAGCGCAAATTGCCCACGCCGAGCTTAGCCAGGTTCTGCTCACCCGCCGCGCCGAGCCCGTCTACCTGGGCGAACGTCTCTGGCCCCGCGCCATCCCCCAGTACACCCTTGGCCACCGGCAACGCATAGCCCAGGTGCAGGCCCACCTGGCCTCCCAGACGCCAGGGATCTGGGTATGCGCCAACTACCTCGATGGCGTGGCCCTGGGCGATTGCGTGCGGCGGGCCGAGGCGCTGGCGCAGCAGCTGTTGTCCCAGGTCTAG
- a CDS encoding DUF3326 domain-containing protein gives MGRPYTALLLVPTGIGARVGGFAGDALPVARALAAAVDCLITHPNVLNGATLFWPMGNVLYVEGYGLDRFCAGEWFLRPVRQNRVGVVLDAGIPEDLRQRHLQVLQAAQATLGLDIGPLRLTPRPLGVAVSFSPAGASQGSLEDPEALLEAARELLCAGAEALAVVARFPDDLDFSRYEQGQGVDPLAGAEAILSHLVVRELGIPCAHAPAFYPDPDPKPVHPRAAAEEVGFTFLPSVLAGLSYAPQFVKRGDPPQPGDLTAEQVDSVIAPATAFGGPGLLYLASRPRPPLFIAVEENATVMQVHPRQLGIPHLAVSSYLEAIGVVVAHRAGVALSSLQLPG, from the coding sequence ATGGGTCGCCCCTACACGGCGCTGCTTTTGGTTCCCACGGGCATTGGGGCCCGCGTGGGTGGCTTTGCCGGCGATGCCCTGCCGGTGGCCCGCGCCTTGGCCGCTGCAGTCGACTGCCTCATCACCCATCCCAATGTGCTCAACGGCGCCACCCTGTTTTGGCCGATGGGGAATGTGCTCTACGTGGAAGGGTACGGCCTGGATCGCTTCTGTGCCGGGGAGTGGTTCCTCAGGCCGGTGCGGCAAAACCGCGTCGGGGTGGTGCTGGATGCCGGGATCCCAGAAGACTTGCGCCAACGCCACCTGCAGGTTTTGCAGGCCGCCCAGGCCACGCTGGGGCTGGACATCGGCCCCTTGCGCTTGACTCCTCGACCCCTGGGCGTTGCCGTCAGCTTCTCCCCTGCCGGGGCCAGCCAGGGATCCCTAGAGGATCCCGAGGCGCTCCTGGAGGCCGCCCGCGAGCTGCTCTGCGCGGGAGCCGAGGCCCTTGCCGTGGTGGCCCGCTTCCCCGACGATCTGGACTTCAGCCGGTACGAGCAGGGGCAGGGGGTCGATCCCCTGGCTGGGGCCGAGGCCATCCTCAGCCACCTGGTGGTGCGGGAGCTGGGGATCCCTTGTGCCCACGCTCCTGCCTTCTACCCTGATCCTGACCCTAAGCCGGTTCACCCCCGGGCTGCCGCTGAAGAGGTGGGGTTTACCTTCCTGCCCTCGGTTTTGGCGGGGCTGAGCTATGCCCCCCAGTTTGTCAAGAGGGGGGATCCTCCCCAGCCGGGCGACCTGACGGCCGAGCAGGTGGATAGCGTCATTGCCCCGGCCACTGCCTTTGGCGGCCCCGGCCTGCTCTACCTAGCTAGCCGCCCCCGCCCGCCCCTGTTTATCGCCGTCGAAGAGAACGCCACGGTGATGCAGGTCCACCCTCGCCAGTTGGGGATCCCCCATTTGGCAGTTAGCTCCTACCTAGAGGCCATTGGCGTGGTGGTGGCCCACCGGGCTGGGGTGGCCCTGTCTTCCCTGCAACTGCCCGGCTAG
- a CDS encoding MAPEG family protein, which produces MLLLPMVFNLPLQAIPLFSIAAAILLVYLPMGVVGYARARVGYDPHAPRAMFDRLPPYGQRATWAHANGFEALGTFAPSALVAYVTGPHPDPWLFGLSGDEGVALLCGVFLLARLLYNFFYIGDIPIGRSLSFLVGSLATLGLLLIGLLPFLGQNLA; this is translated from the coding sequence TTGCTGCTTTTGCCTATGGTGTTCAACCTCCCCCTGCAAGCCATTCCTCTGTTCTCCATCGCAGCGGCCATCCTGTTGGTGTACCTGCCTATGGGCGTGGTGGGCTATGCCCGCGCCCGCGTCGGCTACGATCCCCATGCGCCGCGGGCGATGTTCGACCGGCTGCCTCCCTACGGCCAGCGGGCTACCTGGGCCCACGCCAATGGCTTCGAGGCCCTGGGCACCTTTGCGCCCTCAGCTCTAGTAGCCTACGTCACCGGCCCCCACCCGGATCCCTGGCTGTTTGGGCTCAGCGGCGACGAAGGGGTGGCCCTGCTCTGCGGCGTTTTCTTGCTGGCGCGGCTGCTCTACAACTTCTTCTACATTGGCGACATTCCTATCGGGCGCTCCCTCTCCTTCTTGGTCGGGTCGCTGGCCACGCTGGGCCTGCTGCTCATTGGCCTGTTGCCGTTTCTGGGCCAGAACCTGGCCTAG
- a CDS encoding ArsA family ATPase, with protein sequence MQPAQLDCGGSAFRLSLLSPCQRLLLFSGKGGVGKTTLTCALARHLAQAQPERRLLLLSTDPAHSLGDVLGIPVADVPQPLPDWPNLQVRALQAEVLLQDFKQTYGPALELIAERGSWLAKEDLLPLWDLDWPGVDELMAILEVNRLLAGQEVDTVILDTAPTGHTLRLLELPDFLDNLLAVFATFQAKHREVVQSLTGAYRPDEADAFLARLQSELEGGKARLTDPESTAAWLVLIPEPLSVAETRRFCQQLQSRRVPIGGLLVNQVLLGASGRASSGIPPSPLYLARQQEQRRWLKALQEELPGYPIWVCPYQLEEPIGPAALDKLVQQLRPLPEVLLQLEEIPASPGEPVGGIPSPPRVALPDFLAQGIRLLLVGGKGGVGKTTVAGALAWNLAQRHPDRQLLLVSIDPAHSLGDLFGVKLGQDPLPLLPNLLGQEIEAAAVLERFRQEYLEEVAAILAGEGTAGVEVQYDPQAWRQLLQMAPPGLDEVMALLTVLEQEASGQFNLVVVDTAPTGHLLRFLQMPQALEGWVSLALKLWLKYRDVVGRPEWAQRLRDLLAQVRQLRQRLRDPQFASFIPVFNPEQAVLAETERLLAELDALGIPHPYAVLNRVWPEDSTPFGAALRRRHQAILAQLPQRFPQQAIVTVPFLHPPSLEAIGAYLLASSSPMLPETST encoded by the coding sequence TTGCAGCCTGCTCAACTCGATTGTGGCGGGAGCGCTTTCCGCCTGTCTCTCCTTTCTCCTTGCCAGCGTCTGCTGCTGTTTAGCGGCAAGGGGGGCGTAGGCAAAACCACCCTCACCTGTGCCCTGGCCCGTCACCTGGCCCAGGCGCAACCAGAGCGCCGTCTGCTGCTCCTGTCCACCGATCCGGCCCACTCCCTGGGGGATGTGCTGGGGATCCCGGTGGCCGACGTTCCCCAGCCCCTGCCGGATTGGCCCAACTTGCAGGTGCGGGCTCTCCAGGCCGAGGTGTTGCTGCAGGATTTCAAGCAGACCTACGGCCCGGCTCTGGAGCTGATTGCCGAGCGGGGCAGTTGGCTGGCCAAGGAAGATCTCCTGCCCCTTTGGGATCTGGACTGGCCGGGGGTGGACGAGCTGATGGCCATCTTAGAGGTCAACCGGCTGCTGGCGGGCCAAGAGGTGGATACAGTTATCCTGGATACCGCCCCCACCGGCCACACCCTGCGGCTGTTGGAACTGCCCGACTTTCTCGACAATTTGCTGGCGGTGTTTGCCACCTTCCAGGCCAAGCACCGCGAGGTTGTCCAATCCCTCACGGGCGCCTATCGACCGGATGAGGCCGACGCCTTCCTGGCCCGCTTGCAGAGCGAGCTGGAGGGGGGCAAAGCCCGCCTCACCGACCCGGAGAGCACTGCCGCCTGGCTGGTGCTGATCCCGGAGCCGTTGAGCGTGGCGGAGACGCGCCGCTTTTGTCAACAACTGCAAAGCCGCCGGGTGCCCATTGGCGGCCTGTTGGTCAACCAGGTGTTGTTGGGAGCCAGCGGGAGAGCGTCGTCTGGGATCCCGCCGTCCCCCCTCTACCTGGCCCGCCAGCAGGAACAGCGGCGCTGGCTAAAAGCGCTCCAAGAGGAGCTGCCTGGCTATCCCATCTGGGTTTGTCCCTATCAACTGGAGGAGCCCATTGGGCCGGCGGCCCTGGACAAGCTGGTGCAGCAGCTTCGTCCCTTGCCAGAGGTGCTGCTGCAGTTGGAAGAGATTCCCGCTAGCCCAGGGGAGCCTGTCGGCGGGATCCCCTCCCCCCCAAGGGTGGCCCTGCCAGATTTTTTGGCCCAAGGGATCCGCCTGCTGCTGGTGGGAGGCAAAGGCGGGGTAGGCAAGACCACGGTGGCCGGGGCGCTGGCCTGGAACTTGGCCCAACGCCATCCCGACCGGCAGCTCTTGCTGGTCTCCATCGACCCGGCCCACTCGCTGGGGGATCTGTTCGGGGTGAAATTGGGGCAAGATCCGCTGCCGCTGCTGCCCAATTTGCTGGGGCAGGAGATCGAGGCGGCGGCAGTGCTGGAGCGCTTCCGGCAGGAGTACCTGGAAGAGGTGGCGGCCATCTTGGCCGGCGAAGGGACGGCGGGGGTGGAGGTTCAGTACGACCCCCAGGCCTGGCGGCAGCTTTTGCAGATGGCTCCACCGGGCCTGGACGAGGTGATGGCCCTGCTGACGGTGCTGGAGCAGGAGGCCAGCGGCCAGTTCAACCTGGTGGTGGTGGATACAGCCCCCACCGGCCATCTCCTGCGCTTTTTGCAGATGCCGCAGGCCCTGGAAGGCTGGGTAAGCCTGGCCCTCAAGCTGTGGCTAAAGTACCGCGACGTGGTGGGCCGGCCAGAATGGGCGCAGCGGCTGCGGGATCTCTTGGCCCAGGTGCGGCAGCTCCGGCAGCGGCTGCGGGATCCCCAGTTTGCTAGCTTTATCCCCGTCTTCAACCCCGAACAGGCAGTTCTGGCGGAAACTGAGCGCCTTCTGGCAGAACTGGATGCCCTGGGGATCCCTCATCCCTATGCCGTTCTCAACCGCGTGTGGCCGGAGGATTCCACCCCCTTTGGTGCAGCTCTTCGGCGCCGCCACCAGGCCATCCTGGCCCAGTTGCCCCAGCGCTTTCCCCAGCAGGCCATTGTCACCGTCCCTTTTCTGCACCCACCCAGCTTAGAGGCCATCGGGGCTTACCTGCTGGCTTCCTCTAGCCCGATGTTGCCAGAAACCTCCACCTAG
- a CDS encoding (2Fe-2S) ferredoxin domain-containing protein, with protein sequence MAAFSPWITPLNQTWQEVSPTGWTTVYEGIPAHIDCLGPLLYELFQERWAEIQVGQVVEGGVLEAAFKDPPALCVLYDGYLTVATETWHLHLCLEEHQGGPYSRTPPELRRKRLVGRAALYRRLNPQGQPRQWGIQFWNGAEESLLQIFLPSPFLGPGEDYLPEGKADYQKLSLYERLRAIYVEGKERIPYEDNPLKRPYLAVCRSSRCYPSRHYQPVVEALQSALREANLDIQVITSGCLEVCQQGPVVFYSGDRTWYKRVTPQVARQIVQEHLLKNCPLKAHLFPGD encoded by the coding sequence ATGGCCGCTTTCAGTCCCTGGATCACGCCCTTAAACCAGACTTGGCAAGAGGTTTCCCCCACCGGCTGGACAACCGTTTACGAAGGGATCCCGGCTCACATCGACTGTCTTGGGCCATTGCTCTATGAGCTCTTTCAGGAGCGCTGGGCCGAGATCCAAGTGGGCCAGGTGGTGGAGGGAGGAGTGCTGGAGGCGGCCTTCAAGGATCCCCCTGCTCTCTGTGTGCTCTACGACGGCTATTTGACCGTGGCCACCGAAACTTGGCATTTGCACCTGTGTCTAGAAGAGCACCAGGGCGGCCCCTACAGCAGAACTCCACCTGAGCTGCGCCGCAAAAGATTGGTCGGCCGCGCCGCCCTCTATCGCCGCCTCAATCCGCAGGGCCAGCCTCGCCAATGGGGGATCCAATTTTGGAACGGAGCAGAGGAATCGCTGCTGCAGATCTTTTTGCCCAGTCCCTTTTTGGGGCCAGGAGAAGACTACCTGCCCGAAGGCAAAGCCGACTATCAGAAGCTCTCCCTTTATGAACGCCTGCGGGCCATTTACGTCGAGGGAAAAGAGCGGATCCCGTATGAAGATAACCCCCTCAAGCGGCCCTATTTGGCGGTTTGCCGTTCCAGCCGCTGCTATCCTTCTCGCCACTATCAGCCCGTTGTGGAAGCTCTGCAATCGGCCCTGCGGGAAGCCAATTTGGATATTCAGGTCATTACTTCCGGATGCCTAGAAGTCTGTCAACAAGGGCCGGTGGTTTTTTACTCCGGAGATCGCACCTGGTACAAGCGGGTTACCCCCCAAGTAGCGCGGCAAATTGTCCAGGAGCATCTGCTAAAGAACTGCCCCTTGAAAGCTCACCTTTTTCCTGGAGATTAG
- a CDS encoding DUF1636 domain-containing protein translates to MAISTNSLSPNFSPSTTSAQAEAEHYLWICTTCGSRWVNGQKEGTSKGEMLLAALQSQVLNSQLHLKPVACMSGCSHACVIALAAPGKMTYVFGDLDPKDVEPILQTAELYLTKPDGILPWAERPIKKGVIARIPPIQ, encoded by the coding sequence ATGGCGATCTCAACCAACTCTCTATCTCCTAACTTTTCTCCATCGACAACTTCGGCTCAAGCTGAGGCCGAACATTACCTCTGGATCTGCACCACCTGCGGATCTCGCTGGGTGAACGGCCAAAAAGAAGGGACTAGCAAAGGAGAAATGCTCCTGGCCGCCTTGCAATCGCAAGTGCTCAATTCCCAATTGCACCTGAAGCCAGTTGCCTGTATGAGCGGCTGCAGCCATGCCTGCGTGATTGCCCTAGCAGCCCCGGGGAAGATGACCTATGTCTTTGGCGATCTCGATCCAAAAGATGTAGAGCCAATCTTACAAACGGCGGAGCTGTATTTGACAAAGCCCGATGGGATCCTGCCCTGGGCAGAGCGCCCCATCAAAAAGGGGGTGATTGCCCGCATTCCGCCAATCCAATAG